A region from the Micrococcus cohnii genome encodes:
- a CDS encoding polysaccharide lyase family protein, which yields MSNKPQTVTDVTAVGAIACVELSWAPLPWEPLIDHYRVYAAPTPQRAAAVKEADLVGKTVYPRFVHKGLDPVGQRLHYVVVAVSDAGRRSRPSTPVLGESQASVTATGRELARVGDFDGRTLELRFAPAQYAKIAAAHPEGVIEVAAGEGQAGRWPYLLPGPGDAWAGRKAYRLRWSVSLDAAPSLPVDLAVWLVDTTRLGGRLDVSVNGAAAQSVDLPKGATRGSRDGDATLPGSTLLRSFHEFELPGGALNVGENLVEFTLSEGGWVAWDAVGLYSRRG from the coding sequence ATGAGCAACAAGCCGCAGACCGTCACCGATGTGACCGCCGTCGGCGCGATCGCCTGCGTCGAGCTCAGCTGGGCACCGCTGCCGTGGGAGCCGCTGATCGACCACTACCGGGTGTACGCCGCCCCGACGCCGCAGCGGGCGGCCGCCGTGAAGGAGGCTGATCTGGTCGGCAAGACGGTGTACCCGCGCTTCGTGCACAAGGGGCTCGATCCGGTTGGTCAGCGGCTGCACTACGTCGTCGTTGCCGTCTCCGACGCCGGTCGGCGGTCGCGGCCCTCGACTCCGGTCCTCGGTGAGTCGCAGGCCTCCGTGACGGCGACCGGTCGCGAGCTGGCCCGCGTCGGCGACTTCGACGGGCGCACCCTGGAGCTACGTTTTGCCCCCGCGCAGTACGCGAAGATCGCCGCCGCGCACCCGGAAGGTGTGATCGAGGTGGCCGCGGGTGAGGGCCAGGCTGGCCGTTGGCCGTACCTGCTGCCCGGCCCCGGCGACGCCTGGGCAGGGCGCAAGGCGTACCGGCTGCGCTGGTCGGTTAGCCTCGACGCTGCCCCGAGTCTCCCCGTGGACTTGGCTGTGTGGCTTGTGGACACAACGCGCCTGGGTGGCCGCCTGGACGTGTCCGTCAACGGGGCGGCCGCACAGTCCGTTGACCTGCCCAAGGGGGCCACGCGGGGGTCGCGCGACGGCGATGCGACGCTGCCCGGATCCACCCTGCTGCGCTCGTTCCACGAGTTCGAGCTTCCCGGCGGCGCCCTGAACGTCGGGGAGAACCTGGTGGAATTCACCCTGTCCGAGGGCGGCTGGGTCGCGTGGGACGCCGTGGGCCTGTACTCGCGGAGGGGCTGA
- a CDS encoding alkaline phosphatase D family protein: protein MSIRAPHLSRRQLLGLSGAGAAVLALGVNAPGSASAAPLPHRENLFGLGVASGYPRPDGVVLWTRLAPEPLAEDGHGGMPLRPVPVKWEVAETADFRRIVARGTALAQPELAHSVHPRVEGLKAGTEHYYRFTVGPRTSPVGRFRTLPAAGDAADRFSVGLISCQAWYHGHFSAHRHLAQEEDLDLTVFLGDYIYEYGITSANLWRQGAEVTPAHAVETETLEQYRLRYALTKSDPHLQALHARAASVAIWDDHEVQNNYVAAESATGISAELFAHRIAVAYRAFYENLPVDLDALPTGPESDILAGIDVGTLARITLMDTRQYRDAPPTDEADRARDDRSMLGANQERWVTNRLRTSRAQWNVLAGGVVLAPVSEDRHDQWDGYPAARRRLLREMRRSGNAVMLTGDIHKHVAAELRGEAAGLESGPAGVELVATSAASDGDGARTDKYTKDWTRHDYVRHYDGRRGYLHVMFTSDQLTSSFWVVPWVESDDTAPKELSARFTTPAGSSRLIED from the coding sequence ATGTCGATCCGCGCCCCGCACCTCAGCCGCCGTCAACTTCTCGGGCTCAGCGGCGCCGGTGCCGCCGTCCTGGCCCTCGGCGTCAACGCGCCGGGTTCGGCCTCTGCGGCACCGCTCCCGCACCGCGAGAACCTGTTTGGACTCGGAGTGGCGAGCGGTTACCCGCGCCCTGACGGCGTCGTGCTGTGGACGCGCCTGGCTCCGGAGCCGCTTGCGGAGGACGGGCACGGCGGCATGCCTCTGCGTCCGGTACCGGTGAAATGGGAGGTTGCCGAGACGGCGGACTTCCGGCGTATCGTCGCTCGCGGCACGGCCCTGGCCCAACCGGAGCTGGCCCATTCCGTGCACCCGCGCGTCGAGGGGCTGAAGGCGGGCACCGAGCACTACTACCGCTTCACCGTGGGGCCGCGGACGAGTCCCGTGGGGCGTTTCCGCACCCTGCCAGCCGCTGGGGACGCAGCCGACCGATTCAGCGTCGGGCTCATCTCCTGTCAGGCCTGGTACCACGGCCACTTCAGCGCTCACCGGCACCTGGCACAGGAGGAGGACCTCGACCTGACCGTCTTCCTGGGCGACTACATCTACGAGTACGGCATCACCTCCGCGAACCTCTGGCGTCAGGGCGCCGAGGTCACGCCCGCCCACGCGGTGGAGACGGAGACGCTGGAGCAGTATCGGCTCCGGTACGCGCTCACGAAGTCGGATCCGCACCTGCAGGCGCTCCACGCCCGTGCGGCCTCGGTGGCTATCTGGGACGACCACGAGGTGCAGAACAACTATGTGGCTGCCGAGTCCGCCACGGGCATTTCGGCGGAACTCTTCGCGCACCGAATCGCCGTTGCGTACCGGGCCTTCTACGAGAACCTGCCTGTGGACCTCGACGCGCTGCCCACCGGCCCGGAGTCCGACATCCTCGCGGGGATCGACGTCGGCACCCTGGCTCGGATCACGCTCATGGACACCCGTCAGTACCGGGACGCCCCGCCCACGGACGAGGCGGACCGCGCCCGGGACGATCGCAGCATGTTGGGAGCGAACCAGGAGCGATGGGTCACCAACCGGCTGCGAACCTCGCGTGCGCAGTGGAACGTGCTGGCCGGGGGCGTCGTGCTGGCCCCCGTCTCCGAGGACCGTCACGACCAGTGGGATGGCTACCCTGCGGCCCGGCGCCGCCTGCTCAGGGAGATGCGCCGATCCGGCAACGCGGTCATGCTCACTGGGGACATTCACAAGCACGTCGCCGCCGAGCTGCGGGGGGAGGCTGCCGGCCTCGAGTCCGGGCCGGCCGGCGTCGAGCTGGTGGCGACCTCAGCCGCCTCCGATGGCGATGGTGCCCGGACGGACAAGTACACGAAGGACTGGACCCGGCATGACTATGTGCGCCATTACGACGGCCGCCGCGGGTATCTGCATGTGATGTTCACCTCGGACCAGCTGACGTCCTCGTTCTGGGTGGTGCCGTGGGTGGAGTCGGACGACACCGCTCCCAAGGAACTCAGCGCCCGCTTCACGACCCCCGCCGGCAGCAGCCGCCTGATCGAGGACTGA